The Trichocoleus sp. FACHB-46 DNA segment GCAGAATCATGGTTTCAGACCATCACTTTTGAGTGATTTATGCCAATTCTAGTTCAACGAAACTTGATGGCATTGTTTTACGTGTATCTGGACACAACCCCTGAAAGACTTATAGAACAGGAATTCTAGACGAAACCATAGGTTTCTGTTCAAATGCCCTCGCTGGTCCTTCCAGAATCCAAACCTGTCGCAGGTAAAGTTGGCAGGGAGGCGCTTGATTGCAAAACTTTTGTTAGTTACGGCTGAGACAATGTATGAAGCCAGTTAATGGCACAATCTCAGGTCAAGACACCTGAAAGCGGCGCTGTTCCTGCTGATGGAAGGTGCTGCCCATCCTAAGAGGACAAAATGAGTACGACTAGGATATTCGACAGTTCTCAATTTCTTCAGCCAACCGAGGGGGAGCCTATTCGCTCGGTTGTTACAGACTCTAAAGATGCTGTCGTCGTTGCCTGGTATGTCAAGCCAGGACAAACGATTCTCCCTCATGTCCATCCCCGTGGCCAAGATACCTGGACCATTTTATCTGGGAAGGGAGAATATTATCTAGATCAAGTAGGCACAACACAACCCATCATTGCCGGGGATATAGTCGTTGCTTTTATGGGCTGTGTGCATGGAGTCATTAATAATGGTGAGGAGCCATTAGTTTTTATTTCAGTTGTGTCCCCAAGCGACGCCGGATATCACTTGGTCTCATTAGAAGATGCTTTCGTGATTGAGTCGTAGTACAAATAAAATTGCTCTAGGTACCTCAGAATCGTTAAATAGAGCTTGAGCTAAGGCTTCCGTGATTGCTCCTCCGAGTTTTTAGACCCGCTGCCGTCTTCTCCTGCCTCAGCCCGCTGCGCCTTAAAAATTA contains these protein-coding regions:
- a CDS encoding cupin domain-containing protein, coding for MSTTRIFDSSQFLQPTEGEPIRSVVTDSKDAVVVAWYVKPGQTILPHVHPRGQDTWTILSGKGEYYLDQVGTTQPIIAGDIVVAFMGCVHGVINNGEEPLVFISVVSPSDAGYHLVSLEDAFVIES